GTTTAAAGTAACTGTATCCACCTAAAATGAGTAAAAAGAGTGGAGAGAGAATAAAAGCTAACGTATTAATAAAAGAGGCAGTAACAATAAACCCTATTGCATTAACTATAATAAAAAAAATTTGTACCTTTTCTGGAATTCTTCCATCAACACTTGGACGATTTGCAGTGCGTGGATTGAGTCTGTCAATGTCACGATCGAGGTAGCGATTCACACCCATTGCAAAATTTCTTGCAAAAATTGCTGCTAAGAGGCCTAAGAAAAAGAGTCTCCAACCAAACCAACCATCAGCTGCCACAATCATTGCAATAAAAATAAATGGAAGGCTAAAAATTGTGTGCTTAAACATTACAAATTCATTAAAATCGGAAAGAATCTTACGCAATTTGTTCATTTACTTCCTCTTATAAAAGTTTTGCAATTATACAAAAACTAGTATAATTTCTTTATGAAAGAGATAGCAATTATTGGACCAACTGCAAGCGGAAAGAGCTCTTTAGCAATTGAAATAGCAAGCAAATTTAATGCATATATTCTCTCGGTAGATAGCCTCTCTGTTTACAAGGAAATAGATATTGTTTCTGCAAAACCTTCAAAAAAGGAGCTGAGGAAGATCAAGCATTTTGGAATTGATATATGCAGCGTAGATAAGCATTTTAATGTAGAGCAATTTTTAGGAGTTTACAAGGAAGCTAAACAGACATGTAAAAAAGAGAACAAAAATCTCATCATAGTTGGAGGAAGTAGTTTTTATCTCAAAACACTCCTCACTGGGCTTTCGCCAATGCCTAAGTGTGATAGAGTAACTATAGAAAAATGCGAAAAAATGCTTACTGATATAACAGGTGCATACCAGTTTTTGCAAAATATTGATCCTGCCTATGCTAAGAAAATTACACAAAGAGATAGGTATCGAATCCTCAAGGGACTGGAAATTTACTTTGCAACAGGTATGAAACCAACTGAATATTTCTTACAACATCCCCCGCAAAAAATTGCAGATGTAAAAATATATGAAATAGTAATACAAAGAGATATTTTACGCAAACGCATAGCTGCACGAACAGAAGCTATGCTTCATTTGGGTCTCATCGATGAAATTTGTTATCTTGAAAAAAAATATACAAGAGCACCAAATCCTATGAAAGCAATAGGAATCAAAGAGACACTTGCATACCTCGATGGAAAAATTAAATCAATTGAAGAATTGGTACATAGTATTAATGTTCATACAAGTCAGCTAGCAAAGAGGCAACAAACATTCAATAAAACACAATTTGCGAATAAAATATCTCTTCCTCTGGATAATCTAAAAAAGAAGTTAGAAGAAGAGTTAGCTTAAAAGCCGCTAACTCTTACAATTTGTGTAATATAGCCAAGAATAGGCGAGATAAAAAATGAAGAGAGTATAGTAAATGTCGCAGAGATACCTACAATAGTTTTGAGTGAAAGAGAAGTGTTTTTAAAGTAAATAACTTGCTTTCCATCAATAGGATCTCTCATAAACATATAAACAATGAGTTTTAAATAGTAGTATGCACTGATAGCACTATTGATAGCCATAATAATTGCTAAAATTATGTATCCTGCATTGACAGCTGCACCCATAATGTAGAGTTTACCCCAAAAGAGACTAAAAGGTGGAACACCCGCAAGACTTAACATAAAAATTGCCATTATTGTAGCTGCTACTGGCATTATCTGTACAAGACCAGAAAATTTTTCATACGGATGATCAAATCTCGTATCCCATATATTTTTCTTATGGCGAGAAATCCAAAGCATTGTAAATGCACCGAGGTTTGTAAACAAAAAGAGAATCCAATATAAAAAGAGACCACTGTTTGCTTGCGTTGTACCTATCATAATTGCAGCCATTACAAAACCAGCATGACTAATTGAGCTATAAGCAAGCATACGTTTTACATCTTTTTGTACAAGTGCAACAATATTTGCAAAAGTCATTGTTACTACTACAGCTAGGTAGAGAATATCTCTCACCCATGTTACATCACTATGGATAAGAAACTCAAAAAGTCTCATTGCAACAACAAAACCGGCAATTTTCGGCACTACCGACATATACCCTGCAAGTGCTGCACTTGCTCCCTCATACACATCTGGCGTCCATGTATGAAACGGTACCATAGAGAGCTTAAAACCTAATGCTGCAATCATAAATGATACTGCAGTCAAAACAACCCAAATAGGCTCATATCCTCTAGCACTCAACACTTCAGCAATTTTATAGATCTCAACACTCCCAGTAAGACCATAAAATAGGGCCGCTCCAAATGCATAAAACCCTGCAGCTAACGCACCCATAGTAAAATATTTAATTGCAGCCTCAAACGATTTTTCTCTGTTATGCAATGCTATGAGAGTATAGAGCGAAAGACTTGCAGTCTCTAAACCAACAAAGATTAAAATCAAGTTATCAGATGCAACCATAAATTGGAAACCTGAAACCATAAATAAAAAGAGAGCAAAAAATTCAGGTAAACTAAACTCATGAAAACGTTTTGACGTAAGAGCAAGTGGAATAAAAAGCATAGAGGCTACCACTATAATTATTTGTGACAGAATTGCTATTCCATCAACAAACATTACATCAAAAAAACCTCTTGTATTTATTTGCAGTCCAATTACTGCTCCCAGATCAAGTGCTAAAAAAAGCTCTGCTATCATGACATAGAGTGATTTATGGAGATTCTCTTTGATAAGATCTACTATGAGTATCGTCAGTCCTCCAGCTATCGCAATAAGCATTGGAAAGAGCGATGGGAGATAGAGAGATTCCAAACTTACAGTAATGGGCTCCATTATTTTGCCTCCAATTCAACTTTATTGTGAGAAAGAATATCTTTTGCCTCTTTTGTAATGGCCTTCTTCTCCATGAGTTGCAGCATATTTTCTACACTTTTATTAATCGGCTTTAACACTGGATTTGGATTAACCCCAAGCCATACAATAACAACTACTAATGACACGAGCGATGTCAACTCTTTCCAGTTCAGATCTGGGAGATTTCTATTTTTTTCATTTGTAAGAGGGCCAAAAAAAGCCATTTTATAAAGTCTTAGCATATATGCTGCACCCAATATAATTCCTGTACCTCCCAGCAAAGCATAAGCAGTAGAAATTTTATAAACACCCATAAGACTTAAAAATTCACCTACAAATCCAATTGTTAGTGGCAAGCCAACAGACGCCATCAATACAATTCCAAAAATAGTTGCATATTTTGGCATAACAGAAGCAAGTCCTCCAAATTCAGTAAGGAGCTTTGTATGCCGTCTGTCATAGATGTTCCCTACGAGCATAAACAGAGCGCCACTTACAATTCCGTGACTAATCATGAGAAATATTGAGCCTGCAATGCCCTCAACATTCATAGCGAATGTACCAAGAACAATTACACCCATGTGAGAAATTGAACTATATGCAATAACCTGTTTCATATCTTCTTGAGCATAGGCAACCATTGCTGTATAGATAACCATAACAATCGCTAAAAATGCAACCACTGGAATTAGCGCAACTGAGGCATCTGGAAAGAGTGGTAGTGAAAATCGTACAAATCCATAAGTACCCATTTTCAAAAGCACAGCTGCCAAAATAACTGAACCTATTGTTGGAGCTTGTCCATGGGCGTATGGAAGCCAAGTATGGAATGGAAACATTGGCACTTTGATAGCCATTCCCAGGAAAAATGCCAAGAAGAGCCAAATTTGATAATTGTATGGCAAAATGAGTCTATGCCACTCTGGAATAGAAAAACTAATAGTGCCAGTGGCTAGATAGTAGAGATATGCCATAAAAAGCATACCAACAAGCATGATCAATGAACCAAAAAAAGTATAGAGGAAAAATTTAATAGCTGCATATACACGCAGTTCACTTCCCCAATAACCTATGATATAGAGCATTGGTACGAGAGAGAGTTCCCAAAAAACATAAAATACAACTGCATCAAGTGCAACAAAGACTCCCACCATAGTCATCTCAAGAAAGAGGAGGGAGATTATTAAATTTTTAAGATTCTTTTCAATTGTAAGTGAGATAAGCCCTACCAACGTAATGAAAGTTGAAAGAACAATAAGAAATAGTGAGATTCCATCAACTCCTAATTGGTAGTTAATTCCATAATCTGGCACAAGCGGTATGCTTTCTGCAAATTGAAAGCCGCCATTAGAGTAATCAAAACTTAACCATAATACAAGTGAAAGGAGAAACTCAATGGCTGCTACAGTAATCCCATACACTTTAATATTGTCTCTTTTCACTACAAATCCCAGCATTCCTGCAAGAGCCGGGAAAAATATCAGTAATGATAAAATATGATCCATAAACTCTCTCCTTACCTTACCGGGCTATAAATAATTACTAATACTAATAACACAAGCAGACCTATTACCATCCAACGAAGCATTTTGGATAGATTACCACTTTGAATAACACGGCCTGCAAAACCTGTCTTGTATATAACTGCTGCAATAAAATCGACTGTTGCATCAACTATACGTAAATCGAGTTGCTTCCAAGCTATTTGACTTAATTCTTTATAAGGCTGTGTAAAAACCTTTTCATAAATAATAGGAATATAGTATTGATTATAAAGAAGCTTATATAGCGGATTTTCTTTCCATTTTTCACTAAACCCGCCATGGCTATATTTATATATAGCAAAAGCAATACCACTTAATGCAATGAGAGTTGTCACACCAATGAGTGCAACTGTTGCAATACCGTGAACATGAAAATGGTATTCTGGCAAGATTTTTGTTACAAACTCTTCAAAAGCCTCTTCAAAAAAGCCAGCAATTATTGCCAAAATTGCAAGTGGTGTCATAGCTGCTAACATATACCAGTGCGCTTCATGTGGATGAAAGCCATATTTTTTATAGCGCTCTTCTCCAAAAAACACAAGCATAATGAGGCGGAAACTATAAAATGCTGTCATACCTGCACCCAACCACAGCATAAACCATAAGATATAGTGGTGTGAATCAAAAGCAACCTCTAAAATTTTATCTTTTGAGAA
The Nitratiruptor tergarcus DSM 16512 genome window above contains:
- the miaA gene encoding tRNA (adenosine(37)-N6)-dimethylallyltransferase MiaA; amino-acid sequence: MKEIAIIGPTASGKSSLAIEIASKFNAYILSVDSLSVYKEIDIVSAKPSKKELRKIKHFGIDICSVDKHFNVEQFLGVYKEAKQTCKKENKNLIIVGGSSFYLKTLLTGLSPMPKCDRVTIEKCEKMLTDITGAYQFLQNIDPAYAKKITQRDRYRILKGLEIYFATGMKPTEYFLQHPPQKIADVKIYEIVIQRDILRKRIAARTEAMLHLGLIDEICYLEKKYTRAPNPMKAIGIKETLAYLDGKIKSIEELVHSINVHTSQLAKRQQTFNKTQFANKISLPLDNLKKKLEEELA
- the nuoN gene encoding NADH-quinone oxidoreductase subunit NuoN; amino-acid sequence: MMEPITVSLESLYLPSLFPMLIAIAGGLTILIVDLIKENLHKSLYVMIAELFLALDLGAVIGLQINTRGFFDVMFVDGIAILSQIIIVVASMLFIPLALTSKRFHEFSLPEFFALFLFMVSGFQFMVASDNLILIFVGLETASLSLYTLIALHNREKSFEAAIKYFTMGALAAGFYAFGAALFYGLTGSVEIYKIAEVLSARGYEPIWVVLTAVSFMIAALGFKLSMVPFHTWTPDVYEGASAALAGYMSVVPKIAGFVVAMRLFEFLIHSDVTWVRDILYLAVVVTMTFANIVALVQKDVKRMLAYSSISHAGFVMAAIMIGTTQANSGLFLYWILFLFTNLGAFTMLWISRHKKNIWDTRFDHPYEKFSGLVQIMPVAATIMAIFMLSLAGVPPFSLFWGKLYIMGAAVNAGYIILAIIMAINSAISAYYYLKLIVYMFMRDPIDGKQVIYFKNTSLSLKTIVGISATFTILSSFFISPILGYITQIVRVSGF
- a CDS encoding NADH-quinone oxidoreductase subunit M; this translates as MDHILSLLIFFPALAGMLGFVVKRDNIKVYGITVAAIEFLLSLVLWLSFDYSNGGFQFAESIPLVPDYGINYQLGVDGISLFLIVLSTFITLVGLISLTIEKNLKNLIISLLFLEMTMVGVFVALDAVVFYVFWELSLVPMLYIIGYWGSELRVYAAIKFFLYTFFGSLIMLVGMLFMAYLYYLATGTISFSIPEWHRLILPYNYQIWLFLAFFLGMAIKVPMFPFHTWLPYAHGQAPTIGSVILAAVLLKMGTYGFVRFSLPLFPDASVALIPVVAFLAIVMVIYTAMVAYAQEDMKQVIAYSSISHMGVIVLGTFAMNVEGIAGSIFLMISHGIVSGALFMLVGNIYDRRHTKLLTEFGGLASVMPKYATIFGIVLMASVGLPLTIGFVGEFLSLMGVYKISTAYALLGGTGIILGAAYMLRLYKMAFFGPLTNEKNRNLPDLNWKELTSLVSLVVVIVWLGVNPNPVLKPINKSVENMLQLMEKKAITKEAKDILSHNKVELEAK